In Microtus pennsylvanicus isolate mMicPen1 chromosome 12, mMicPen1.hap1, whole genome shotgun sequence, the following proteins share a genomic window:
- the Bloc1s4 gene encoding biogenesis of lysosome-related organelles complex 1 subunit 4, with amino-acid sequence MEDGPAGGTLLREASTEEAEPLGAAWSGDSGHVSQSHSSASGPWEDDGPEDAPGRDLPLLRRAALGYASSLLPATGPRPEVEALDASLEDLLARVDEFVGMLDMIRGDSSHVVSEGVPRIHAKAAEMRRIYGRIDKLEAFVRMIGSSVARMEEQVTKAEAELGTFPRAFRRLLHTISVPALFKSAPTGPQRAAYEPPVLFRTEDHFPGCEDRPQL; translated from the coding sequence ATGGAGGACGGACCCGCGGGCGGAACCCTTCTGCGAGAGGCTTCGACTGAGGAGGCTGAGCCGCTGGGTGCTGCGTGGAGTGGGGACAGCGGCCACGTATCGCAGAGCCACAGCAGCGCGTCCGGGCCGTGGGAAGATGACGGCCCGGAGGACGCGCCGGGTCGCGATCTGCCGCTGCTGCGCCGCGCAGCCTTGGGCTACGCCTCCAGCCTGCTGCCCGCCACGGGGCCGCGGCCCGAGGTGGAGGCTCTGGACGCCAGCCTGGAGGACCTGCTGGCCAGGGTGGACGAGTTCGTGGGCATGCTGGACATGATTCGCGGAGACTCGTCCCACGTGGTGAGCGAGGGCGTGCCGCGGATTCACGCCAAAGCCGCGGAGATGAGGCGCATCTACGGCCGGATCGACAAGCTCGAGGCCTTCGTGAGGATGATCGGCAGCAGCGTGGCCAGGATGGAGGAGCAGGTCACCAAGGCCGAGGCCGAGCTGGGGACCTTCCCTCGGGCCTTCCGGAGGTTGCTGCACACCATCAGCGTTCCCGCTCTCTTCAAGTCGGCGCCCACCGGGCCCCAGCGCGCCGCCTACGAGCCGCCGGTCCTGTTTCGGACCGAGGACCACTTTCCCGGCTGCGAGGACAGACCGCAGCTCTGA